Part of the Geodermatophilus obscurus DSM 43160 genome is shown below.
GACATCATCACCATCTCCATCCACGACCTCGGCCCCGGTGGCGTGTGGCGCTGCGGCGACGATGAGCCCAGCCCTGCCGGACTGGTTATGTGCGACGTACGCGCCGGGCGGTCGACCGAGACCCGCGGCCTGCTAGCGCGTCGGATCGTCCAGGCCTGCGCCCGGGCCTCCGGCCTGGAGGAGCGCCATCTGAAGGTCGAGTTCACCCAGCACTCCGGCGATGAGATGTTCCACCCGCACCTCGGGGGCTTCAACGAGGATTGGCGCCCAGGGGAGGGCGGCGGTATGGGCTGAGCTCGGCAGAGGCAGGGTCGTCGGTCTGCGCGCTCCGAGGTACAACTGTCCCCGAAGTCGCCCTACCGGCGAGCTGGCGAGTGCCGCTGAGCCCCCGCTCGAGAACTCGACGTCGACCACGAGACGCTGCGGAACCGGGTCGGCGCGCTCTCGTGTGAGTGGGCACCGGGGCGGTCCGGTGAGCAGTGATGAGCGGGCCGAGCTGGCCCGGCTGCGCCGGCGGGTGGCCGAGTCGGAGCTCGAGAAAGAGATCTTGGTAAAGGGCCGCGGTCTTCTTCGCGCGTTAGACGGGGCGGTGAACCGGGGCGCGGTCTTCGGCTTCGTCGCCGCGGAGAAGACCACCTACGGCGTGCGCCGCCTCCGCCGAGTCCTCGGGGTCAGCAGTACCGCCTTCTATGACTGTCACGCCCGCGGCGGCGATCCGACCACAGCCGAGCTCGAGGAGGCCTATGCCATCCACGCCGCCCGCGAGGCCTGGTGCGAGCACCGGCGGGTCTATGACGCCCGCCGGCGGACCGCCGAGATTCGCCATCGCGGCCATGCGTGGAACCGCAAGAGGGTGGCCCGGCTCATGCCAGTCGGCGGCATGGAGGGCGTCCACTGCCGCCGGCGCGGCAAGGATGGCCGGCGCACCACCTCGACCGCGACCGCCGCGCACCTGGTCGAACGGGACTTCACCGCGGGCGCACCCGACCGGCTGTGGGTCGCCGACATCCCATACCTGTGCACCTGGGAGGGCTTCCCCCACCTCGCTGTCCTCGACGCCTGCAGCCGCAGGGTCGTGGGCTGGGCGATGGCCGACCATCTGCGCACCGAGCTGGTCCTCGACGCCGTCGGCATAGCGCTGTTCGCCCGCAAGTCCAAACTCCCAAGGGAGTCGCTGGGCTACCGACTGCCGCCCAGGCAAGGCCCCGGCCACTCGGTCGCGGGTCCGCGTGCTGCGCGAGAACGGCGTCCGGCTTCGGGTGATCGCGGTGGACGTGACCTCGGCCGGGCTCGTGTCACGGGGCGTGGAGGCAGCGGGAGGGGTGGCGGCTCAGGCCGCGCGGCAGGTTCTTGGGCGCGCGGCCACGGCGCGCACGCCCAGCTCGTACTACAGCCGCACGTGAGGTTTGGCTGTCCGAGCTGCACAGAGGCAGCAGCGGGCTCCGGCTGTCCCCGTGCAGCCAGGGGCTCGCCAAAGGACACTGCTCGGGTCGGGCCGGCGAGTACTGCTCAGGCGGGTGACGGAGGTGGCGGGTCTCGGGGAGGGACGCCGGACGACCGTTGACCGCCGGCACTGCCCCGGGGCTTCGTCTTCTGACCGGTGACCGCTCGGCCGGCTACGTCACGCGCTCGTCGATTGGCTGTTTCCGGCTGTCAGGGGCACCCGCGGCGGTACGCCGACCCGCCAGGACGAGGACTGCGGCCCCGGCGACGGCCGCCACGAACGAGGCGATCAGAATGCCGATCTTCGCTTCGCTGGCCTCCGCCGCGGTGTAGTCGAAGGCCAGGCCGGTGATGAACAGCGACACCGTGAAACCGATGCCGGCGACGAGCGACAGGCCGGCGACCTGAAGCCAGTTCGACCCCCGCGGCAGTGGCCCGACGCCGGACCGGACGGCCAACCACGTCACGCCTGTGATGCCGATGAGTTTGCCCAAGACGAGCCCGGCGAAGATGCCGAGCGTAACCGGCGAGCCCGCTGCCGCGACGAAGGCCTCTCCGCTCAGGGGGATGCCGGCGTTCGCGAAGGCGAACATCGGCAGGAAGAAGTAGGCCGTCCAGGGGTGCAGCGCGCGCGCGAGCCATTCGGCCGGGGACGTCGACTCGGAGATCAGGAACCGCAGCCGTCGGAGATCGTCCGTCGTGAGATCGTCGTCGTCGGCGGCTTCCCGAACCGCGCGGCGCGCCGCCGGTGCGTTCAGCAGGGGTCTGGCGGGCGTGAGCAGCCCGAGGACGACACCGGCGATGGTGGCATGGACGCCTGACTCGAACGTCGCCAGCCAGATGACGGCGCCGAGGAGGATGTAGGGCTCGCGTGACCACACGTGCAGGCGTTGGAGCACGATGACGACGATCACTCCGGCGGCTGCTACGCCTAGCCAGGGGAGCGACAGATCGTCGGTGTAGAAGATCGCGATCACGGCGATGGCGCCGATGTCGTCGACGATGGCCAGGGTCAGCAGGAAGATGCGCGCGGCGAGCGGCACGCGGGGACCGAGCACCGCCAGCACCCCCATCGCGAAGGCGATGTCGGTCGCCATGGGGATGCCCCAGCCGGCCGCACCCTCACCCCCGGCATTGAAGAGCAGGTAAAAAGCGGCAGGGACGACCATGCCGCCGAGGGCTGCCAGTGCGGGGACGGCGGCGGCCCGTCGGTCCCGCAGTTCTCCGGCGACCAACTCGTACTTGATCTCGAGGCCGACGACGAAGAAGAAGAAGACCATGATGAGGTCGTTGACCCAGTGCCGCAGGTCCTCGGCGAGCGTGAAGGGACCGAGGTTGATCTCCAGCACCGTCGTCCAGAAGGCCTCGTAGTAGTCGGCCCAGGGCGAGTTGGCCAGGATCAGGGCCTGCGCCGTGGCGATCAGCAGGACGACCCCGCCGGCGGACTCCACATGGAGAAAGGTCGCCACCGGGCGCCCAACCCACCGGGCCAGGGTGCGGTCGCTCGCGATCCAGACCGGCTTCGCTCGCCACAGGTCCTGGGACCAGCCGTGGTGGGGCGGGTGCCCATGCTGCTTTTCGTCGTCCGGCGCAGCGGGCTCGCGTGAGCGATCCGGCATCGACCGCGTCCCCTCTCGATGCGATGAGTGCCGGACGCTGGGCGTTCCGGTCCCGGTGGAGGCTGCACCACCGCAGGGTGGTCCCGGTGCAGGTTGGACCACCGCACGGCGGCACGTCGAGGAGGTTCGCTCGCTGCTCCGTGCGCTGACCCCGGGTCAGAACTGCAGGCCGAGCGCCCAGCCGCCGAGCAGCCACGCGAACCCGGTGATCAGGATGACGCCGACGACATTGAGCACCGCTCCGCCCCGGGCCATCTGCTGGATGGTCACCGTCCCGCTGGCGAACACGATGGCGTTCGGCGGGGTTCCCACCGGCAGCATGAACGCGCAGGTGGCCGCCAGCGCGGCCGGGATCAGCAGGGTCATCGAGTCCGCCCCGATGCCGATCGCCACGCCGCCGAGGATGGGGATGAAGGTGGCCGCCGTGGCGGTGTTGCTGGTGATCTCAGTGAGGAATAGCACCAGCGTGACGATCGCGGCGACCAGCAGGACGAGCGGCAACGCACCCAGCGGCTCGACCTTCGAGCCGATCCAGGCGTCTAAACCGCTGGCAGCCACCGCGGCGGCCAGGGCGAGCCCGCCACCGAACAGCAGCAGCACGCCCCACGGCAGGCCCTTCTGGGCGTCTTCCCAGACCAGCACCATCCGTCCGCGCTCGGCAGGCAGCAGGAACAGCACGATGCCGGCGGCGATGGCGATGGCGGTGTCGTTGAACTCGCCCAGCCAGGGGAGGTTCTCCGAGACCGCGGGGAACTCCGACAGCAGGCCGGGCACGATCCACAGGAAGGCCGCGCCCGCGAACACCGCGAGCACCGTCTTCTCCCCCCGGCTCATGGGACCCAGGTTGTGGAGTTGCTGGGCGATCATCTCCTTGCCCCCGGGGATCTCCTCGAGGTCGTTGCGGTACAGCACGCGGGTGATCAGCAGCCAGGCGATCAGGATGAACACCACCACCACCGGCACGCCCAGCTGCATCCACTCCACGAACCCGATGCTCTCGCCCAGCTCTTCGGCGACGTAGCCGGCCACGATCGCGTTGGGCGGACTGCCCAGCAGCGTGCCCAGCCCGCCGATCGAGGCGGACCAGGCGATGGCCAGCACCAGGCCGACACCGAACATCCGCACCGAGCGGTCGTCGATCGCCGCGTTGAGCGTCGTGCCCCTCTGAATGGCGTCGCCCTCCTGCTGGGCCCCGGCCGAGCGGGTGCCGGTGCGCTCGACGACCAGCGACAGCACGCTCAGCGCGATCGGCAGCATCATCAGCGTGGTGGCCGTGTTGGACACCCACATGCTCAGGAAGGCCGTCGAGACCATCATCCCGAGCACGATCTGGCGCGGGTGGGTGCCCACCGCACGCAGTGTCAGCAGCGCGATGCGCCGGTGCAGGTTCCACTTCTGCATGGCGATGGCGATGAGGAAGCCGCCCAGGAAGAGGAACACGATCGGGTTGGCGTAGGGCGCCGTGGCGTCCGCGACGGCCAGCACGCCGAACACCGGGAAGAGCACGATCGGGAGCAGGGCGGTTGCCGAGAGCGGCAGCGCCTCGGTCATCCACCAGGTGGCCATGAGGATGCCGATCGCGGCCGTCGTCCGGCCGGCCGGCTCAAGTCCCTCGGCCGTGCCCAGAGCGAGCCAGACCAGCCCGGCGAGCACCAGGCCCAGCCCGCGGAAGAGCCACACCCTGCCCGACGACCGCCCCTCCTGGGGCTTCTGCCGCTCCGACGGGCCGGCGGCCCTCCGGTCCTCCGACACCGAACTCCGAGCCTCGGCCTCCGCCATCCCCGACCTCCTCGTGACCCAGATCACGTACTGTCGCGAAACTGTTCGCCTACGGACCGGCGGACAGTGATCCCGAGAAGCCTGCGCCGAATCGTGATCTGTGTCACGTTTTTGTTCATTCTGTGTCTGCTGGACAGTCACACGACCAGCACTCCGCCACTTCCAGCCGGCCGCGACCTCCGTCCTCAAGGGCGCCGGCCAGACCGCTGCCGACGGCGCCTGGAGCTGACTCCCTAGCGACCTGGAACCCGTCCGTCGGTACGGGGTCCGCTTCCAGCCGTCGCTGGACGCTGCCAGGTCGACGCCTCGCACGTCCCAGCGCTGACGAGGGGGGTGTGGCCGCATCGCCTCGTCGAGCGACCGGACCGCTGCGGCTGGCGCTGTTGGCCGCAGGGCCGTCGCGCGTTGTCCCGGCGTGTCGGTGCCCAGTGATTCAGGGGTCAGCCGGCGGCCAGCGGCCGGGAGATCGAGATGCAGCCCGACGGCGCGCAGGCGAGCAGGTGAGCACCGCCCACTCAGCGGTAGGTTCTCGGCGGACACGTCTGCTTCGTACTCGGCACAGGACTGGGTCGACGCGCTGGGTGGGACAACGCGCCCATGTCGCGGAGGAAGGTCGAGCCTTGGACGACCTCGACCGGTGGCCTGAAAGCGGGCTACCGGGCCGCCGGGTCCGGCACGCCGATCATCCATCAGGGACCGGGATCAGCACCGCCCCCGGTCGGCGAGGTCCACGGAGGGTCAGGATGCAGCGTCCGTACGAGATCGTGCAGACCGGAGCGGGACCCGTGTACCAGGTTCGGGCCCGCGGGGCCCAACTGATGCGCGAGCCGCACATCTTTCGGGGCACGGCGTTCACCCATGAGCAGCGGGCCGCGCTGGGCCTCGTGGGCCTGCTCCCCCACGGTGTCAGCACCATCGACTCGCAGACGAAACGGGTCTACGCGCAGTACCTGCGGGCGCACGACGACCTGGCCAAGAACGTCTACCTGACCGCGCTGCGGGACCGCAACGAGGTGCTGTTCTACCGACTGCTCAGCGAGCACCTCGAGGAGATGCTGCCCATCATCTACACGCCGACGATCGGGCAGGCGATCGAGCGCTACAGCCACGAGTACCGGCGGCCACGCGGGGTCTACCTGTCGATCGACCACCAGGAGGAGATCGAGGAGTCGCTGGCCAACTTCGGACGCGGCGCCGACGAGGTCGACCTCATCGTGGCTACCGACTCCGAGGGCATCCTGGGCATCGGCGACCAGGGCGTCGGGGGGATCGAGATCGCGATCGGCAAACTCACGGTGTACATCGCCGCCGGAGGGATCCACCCGCGGCGTGTGGTCCCGGTGGTCCTCGACGTCGGCACGGACAACCAGGCTCTGCTCACCGATCCCATGTACCTCGGCAACCGGCACGCGCGGGTCCGGGGCAAGCAGTACGACGAGTTCATCGACGCCTATGTGCAGACAGCGCACCGGCTGTTCCCGAACGCGCTGCTGCACTGGGAGGATTTCGGCGTCGACAACGCTCGGCGCATCCTCGACCGCTACGCCGACGAGGTCTGCACGTTTAACGACGACATGCAAGGCACCGCCGCCGTGGCCCTGGCCGCCGCGGTGGCCGCCGTCCGCGCCGCCGGCTCCCGGATGCGCGACCAGCGGGTGGTCGTCCACGGACCCGGTACCGCGGGCGTGGGCATCGCCGACTTCCTCCGCGAGGCCATGGCTCGTGACGGGCTGGGGATGGACGAGGCCGCACGGCAGATCTGGCTGGTCGGCCGCCGGGGTGTGCTGACCGACGACATGGGCGAGGAGCTGCGCGACTTCCAGCTGCCCTACGTCCGACCGGCGGGGGAGATGGCGTCGGATCCGGCGGGTGGCTCGCGTGGCGGCTCCCCCGGCCTGGCCGCGACGGTCGCGCAGGTGCGCCCCACCATGCTCATCGGGACGTCCACCCAGTCCGGTGCCTTCACCGAGGCGGTGGTCCGCGAGATGGCCCGGCACGTGGAGCGGCCCATCATCTTCCCGCTGTCCAACCCGACGGCGCGGATCGAGGCCCAGCCGGCCGACCTGCTCGCCTGGACCGACGGCCGTGCTCTGGTGGCGACCGGCAGCCCGTTCCCGCCGGTCCACCACGACGGGGTGACCCACCACATCGCCCAGGCCAACAACGCGCTGGTGTTCCCCGGCCTGGGGCTTGGTGTCACGGTCGCCCGGGCGCAGCGGATCAGTCAGGGCATGATCCAGGCCTGTGCGGACGCCGTCGCCGGCCTGGCCGACGTCAGCGTGCCGGGCGCGCCGCTGCTGCCGGCCGTCGCCGACCTGCGTCGGGTGTCGGCCGCCGTCGCCGTCGCCGTCGCCACCGCCGCGGCCGACGAGGGGCTGGCGCAGGTGGAGCTGGACAACCCGGTCCAGCAGGTGCACGAGGCGATGTGGCAGCCGGTCTACCCGACGATCCAGCCGGTCTGACCCCCTGAGCTCCATCGAGATGGAGTCTCCGAGCTGCGTCGCGGTGAGGTTCCCGAAGACGGGGCTACTTCCTCCGCTTGGGTAGGTAGAGGTCGGTGAGGGTGCCCTCGAAGGCCTCCGCGGCCATCCCGACGGTCTCCGACAGCGTCGGGTGGGCGTGGATGGTCAGGCCGATGTCGGCGGCGTCGGCGCCCATCTCGATCGCCAGGCCCAGCTCGGCGATCAGTTCGCCGGCCGACGGGCCGACGACTCCGGCTCCGATCACCCGGTGGCTGGTCTCGTCGAACAGCAGCTTGGTGAACCCCTCGTCGCGGCCGAGGGAGAGCGCGCGGCCGCTGGCCGCCCACGGGAAGACGCCCTTGCCGTACTGGATCCCGGCGGTCTTGGCTTCGTTCTCGGTGATGCCGACCCAGGCGACCTCGGGGTCGGTGTAGGCCACCGAGGGGATGACCCGCGCGTCGAAGTAGCTGTTCTGTCCAGCGGTGACCTCCGCGGCGACCTTGCCCTCGTGCGTGGCCTTGTGCGCCAGCATCGGCTGCCCGACGACGTCGCCGATCGCGAAGATGTGCGGGACGTTGGTGCGCATCTGCTTGTCCACGGGCACGAAGCCGCGCTCGTCGACCACCACGCCCGCCCGCTCCGCCCCGATCTCCGGGCCGTTGGGTCGCCGCCCGACGGCCACGAGCATGCGGTCGAAGGTCGCGGTGGTGGAGGTCTCGCCCTCCAGCGTGGCGACCAGTCCCTCGGGTCGCGCCTCGACGGCGGCCACCTTGGTCTTCAGGTGGACACCGGCGTAGGCCTGCGAGATCCGCTTGTGCAGCGGCTGCACCAGGTCCTTGTCGGCGCCCGGGATGATCTGGTCCATCAGCTCCACGACGGTGACCTCGGCGCCGAGTTCGTGGTAGACGGTCGCCATCTCCAGGCCGATGATCCCGCCCCCGAGGACCAGCAGCCGCCGAGGGACGTCGGCCAGCTCCAGCGCGCCGGTGGAGTTCATGACCCGCGGGTCGTCGTGCGGGACGAACGGCAACCGGACCGGCTCCGACCCGGCGGCGATGATCGCGTGTTCGAAGTCGACCGTGGTCGTGCCGCCGTCGGCCAGCTCGACCTGTACCTGGCTCGGGGAGGTGAACCGGCCGTACCCGCGGATGGTGGTGACCTTGCGCTGCCGGGCCAGGCCCGTCAGCCCGCCGGTGAGGCGGCCGACGACGGTGTCCTTCCAGCCGCGCAGCTTGCCGACGTCGATCGACGGCTCCCCGAACGCCAGCCCGTGCTCGGCCATCTCCCGGGTCTCGGCGATCACCTTGGCCGCGTGCAGCAACGCCTTGGACGGGATGCAGCCGACGTTCAGGCACACCCCGCCCAGCGCGGGCCACCGGTCGACGAGGACAACCGACTTGCCCAGGTCGGCGGCGCGGAAGGCCGCGGTGTACCCGCCGGGGCCGGCGCCCAGGACGAGCACGTCGGCGCGGACGTCCCCGGGCCCGTACGCGGCTGCCGGCGTCGGGGCGGGCGTGGCAGCCGTGGCGGGCCGGGACGGCGCGTCCTCGGGAC
Proteins encoded:
- the lpdA gene encoding dihydrolipoyl dehydrogenase yields the protein MRIPDIGDFADVPVIEVHVAPGDVVAAEDPLLTLESDKATMDIPAPAAGTVEEVLVQVGSRVSPGDLVLRLTASDTGAPPATHTVTHEDAVPAPVDRPGYGSAAGVYDRIEVTVPDLGDFADVPVTEVLVGPGDRVGPHNPVVTLESDKAVMEIPASQAGTVEEVTVRVGDRVRAGSILLFLRPEDAPSRPATAATPAPTPAAAYGPGDVRADVLVLGAGPGGYTAAFRAADLGKSVVLVDRWPALGGVCLNVGCIPSKALLHAAKVIAETREMAEHGLAFGEPSIDVGKLRGWKDTVVGRLTGGLTGLARQRKVTTIRGYGRFTSPSQVQVELADGGTTTVDFEHAIIAAGSEPVRLPFVPHDDPRVMNSTGALELADVPRRLLVLGGGIIGLEMATVYHELGAEVTVVELMDQIIPGADKDLVQPLHKRISQAYAGVHLKTKVAAVEARPEGLVATLEGETSTTATFDRMLVAVGRRPNGPEIGAERAGVVVDERGFVPVDKQMRTNVPHIFAIGDVVGQPMLAHKATHEGKVAAEVTAGQNSYFDARVIPSVAYTDPEVAWVGITENEAKTAGIQYGKGVFPWAASGRALSLGRDEGFTKLLFDETSHRVIGAGVVGPSAGELIAELGLAIEMGADAADIGLTIHAHPTLSETVGMAAEAFEGTLTDLYLPKRRK
- a CDS encoding IS3 family transposase, whose protein sequence is MRCSTRTSGASTRIGAQGRAAVWAELGRGRVVGLRAPRYNCPRSRPTGELASAAEPPLENSTSTTRRCGTGSARSRVSGHRGGPVSSDERAELARLRRRVAESELEKEILVKGRGLLRALDGAVNRGAVFGFVAAEKTTYGVRRLRRVLGVSSTAFYDCHARGGDPTTAELEEAYAIHAAREAWCEHRRVYDARRRTAEIRHRGHAWNRKRVARLMPVGGMEGVHCRRRGKDGRRTTSTATAAHLVERDFTAGAPDRLWVADIPYLCTWEGFPHLAVLDACSRRVVGWAMADHLRTELVLDAVGIALFARKSKLPRESLGYRLPPRQGPGHSVAGPRAARERRPASGDRGGRDLGRARVTGRGGSGRGGGSGRAAGSWARGHGAHAQLVLQPHVRFGCPSCTEAAAGSGCPRAARGSPKDTARVGPASTAQAGDGGGGSRGGTPDDR
- a CDS encoding SLC13 family permease translates to MAEAEARSSVSEDRRAAGPSERQKPQEGRSSGRVWLFRGLGLVLAGLVWLALGTAEGLEPAGRTTAAIGILMATWWMTEALPLSATALLPIVLFPVFGVLAVADATAPYANPIVFLFLGGFLIAIAMQKWNLHRRIALLTLRAVGTHPRQIVLGMMVSTAFLSMWVSNTATTLMMLPIALSVLSLVVERTGTRSAGAQQEGDAIQRGTTLNAAIDDRSVRMFGVGLVLAIAWSASIGGLGTLLGSPPNAIVAGYVAEELGESIGFVEWMQLGVPVVVVFILIAWLLITRVLYRNDLEEIPGGKEMIAQQLHNLGPMSRGEKTVLAVFAGAAFLWIVPGLLSEFPAVSENLPWLGEFNDTAIAIAAGIVLFLLPAERGRMVLVWEDAQKGLPWGVLLLFGGGLALAAAVAASGLDAWIGSKVEPLGALPLVLLVAAIVTLVLFLTEITSNTATAATFIPILGGVAIGIGADSMTLLIPAALAATCAFMLPVGTPPNAIVFASGTVTIQQMARGGAVLNVVGVILITGFAWLLGGWALGLQF
- a CDS encoding tautomerase family protein; translated protein: MPSLQVDLPLRLDPDTKKNLARELGSIYAEVMQVRTDIITISIHDLGPGGVWRCGDDEPSPAGLVMCDVRAGRSTETRGLLARRIVQACARASGLEERHLKVEFTQHSGDEMFHPHLGGFNEDWRPGEGGGMG
- the nhaA gene encoding Na+/H+ antiporter NhaA, producing the protein MATFLHVESAGGVVLLIATAQALILANSPWADYYEAFWTTVLEINLGPFTLAEDLRHWVNDLIMVFFFFVVGLEIKYELVAGELRDRRAAAVPALAALGGMVVPAAFYLLFNAGGEGAAGWGIPMATDIAFAMGVLAVLGPRVPLAARIFLLTLAIVDDIGAIAVIAIFYTDDLSLPWLGVAAAGVIVVIVLQRLHVWSREPYILLGAVIWLATFESGVHATIAGVVLGLLTPARPLLNAPAARRAVREAADDDDLTTDDLRRLRFLISESTSPAEWLARALHPWTAYFFLPMFAFANAGIPLSGEAFVAAAGSPVTLGIFAGLVLGKLIGITGVTWLAVRSGVGPLPRGSNWLQVAGLSLVAGIGFTVSLFITGLAFDYTAAEASEAKIGILIASFVAAVAGAAVLVLAGRRTAAGAPDSRKQPIDERVT
- a CDS encoding NAD-dependent malic enzyme, whose translation is MQRPYEIVQTGAGPVYQVRARGAQLMREPHIFRGTAFTHEQRAALGLVGLLPHGVSTIDSQTKRVYAQYLRAHDDLAKNVYLTALRDRNEVLFYRLLSEHLEEMLPIIYTPTIGQAIERYSHEYRRPRGVYLSIDHQEEIEESLANFGRGADEVDLIVATDSEGILGIGDQGVGGIEIAIGKLTVYIAAGGIHPRRVVPVVLDVGTDNQALLTDPMYLGNRHARVRGKQYDEFIDAYVQTAHRLFPNALLHWEDFGVDNARRILDRYADEVCTFNDDMQGTAAVALAAAVAAVRAAGSRMRDQRVVVHGPGTAGVGIADFLREAMARDGLGMDEAARQIWLVGRRGVLTDDMGEELRDFQLPYVRPAGEMASDPAGGSRGGSPGLAATVAQVRPTMLIGTSTQSGAFTEAVVREMARHVERPIIFPLSNPTARIEAQPADLLAWTDGRALVATGSPFPPVHHDGVTHHIAQANNALVFPGLGLGVTVARAQRISQGMIQACADAVAGLADVSVPGAPLLPAVADLRRVSAAVAVAVATAAADEGLAQVELDNPVQQVHEAMWQPVYPTIQPV